A stretch of DNA from Glycine max cultivar Williams 82 chromosome 18, Glycine_max_v4.0, whole genome shotgun sequence:
TGAACTTACCTTCTTTAAGCCAGGAATGGTGGCTGAAAGTGCTATGATGCACCTAGTCAGCTCCTCTCTCCTTTTTCTCTCGGCCAGTATGTGAACTTGTGCGTTTGTTCGTGGGTACGCCTTTGGTTCAACGCAATGGCTTTGTTCCATGCTTTTAGCGGAGTCATTTTGAGGGTGAAGTGATCCTACAAGGGGGTTATCAAAAGACAAAACGTTACCCGTTGGAGATGATGAGTAAGGTAATTCCAAGTTGCTTTGAAGGGAGGAAGAAGAGAGATTGGGAGAGAAAACTTGTTGCTGAACAATCATGTCTCTCTCTCCCGAGGAGTACTCTTCTTCATTGAAAGGGCTCATGTGGCCATGGCTTTGAATATTGAAGAAATCATCACCACCCATTTCCTATAATcaacaaatgaataataaaataaaatgttaatcaTAAGAGAAAGAGTAGTAATACTAAGTAGCAATGTGTGTTCAATTAGTTCCTAGCGTGTTAAGTTAGTTTCATGTTTTGGATGTGATTTTCATAAGCTAATAATCAtagtttttacatttcaaacgtgattctttctctcttaatgaATTTCCCaacatgctatatatattcatagaGCTAGCTATATATCATGTAAGAAGTTTGAAgaacaataataatgatgagTGTCGATCTTTACCCAGTTAGAAAACAAGTCCACCCATGAATCCTCCATTATTAGCACAGGTACTGGCTTTGAGCACGACCAAAGAAGTTGTTGAATATGCTAAGCACATGTGGATCGGAGTGCAATTTAAATAACCGCTTTATTggtacaaaagaaataaaatgaaaaaaaaagtttggaatttgaaatgaaataaataaattaaacgagggaaagatttaattttttcttaaattaaaaaaaatattgttttttctcctttttctttttttattgtccAACTCATGCAGATTAATGCTCAGTTTGGATTTATGGAAGGGACAATATAATTGTGGATATAATGAAAACATGGCAGCATTTAATTAGCTTATGTGTTCgtaaaaacacaaattaaaggAAGGAAACAAATCAGTAGGTCTCACATAAAAATTGTCTTTTAATTTCCTCCTCTCATTTGTCCAGATAAGGGAAGGGTTGAAAGTAGCGTCAACATGCAAATTAAGACAAAAGAACAATACTGCTAGAACCTACAAAATTTATTTCCTCAAATCTATACGAAATATTTATTCTGTAAAAagatattatgattttttttttttgttttaaaaaatgatagtcATTCATTTATTATTCATGTGACGTGCCCGTGTGACGTGTCCGTGTGACGTGCCCCTGCTTTTTTAGGAAAATAAGGGTAGAGAAAATGTGTGCCCGTACGAGGTGCCCCtgttttttaaggaaaataagGGTAGAGAAAATGTATTGAGCCAAAGTTGAAGTATGTTTCTGTATTGTATTTCATGAAAAATAGCAccgttcaagaaaaaaaaatacttttatttatactattttttatttatgatatttatgaaattttatactcatacaaaattaaaaaattccctaaaatcacaatttataTATCGTTTTagtgtgaaattaaaaaatattacgtaACTTAAGTGATAattaatataacatatatttAGAGAAAATGATAATAAGTTGTGAAGTTTAacacttatttaaatttttaggaacttattttagattttcttagtTATAGGAAGTAATGTGataattcagtaaaaaaaaaaaggatttaatGTGATAATGCCGTACACTTCTGGAAATCAAGATGTATTTTAGTccattctcttcttttctttttcgttaCCTTTATTTATTCACCATTCTTTCTTAGACCAATTATCCAATTAGAGATTAATTCTTTAAATCTATGATTTGGAGCACCAAtggatttaatttataaaattgtaaaatattattttaatacttaaaatttaaaattattaaataatagtccttttaatttctaaaattattaaaataattatttcagtctctaaaatttaatcaatatgagttaaatttaaaataatatttttttttataaattcaggaattaaattaaattttattcgtAATTTTAGATGCtgacttaatatataatttatttttgaaaatgaacTATGCTAAACAGTAAGAAAAGAATTCTTACAAAAgtataagaatttcaaattgacAAATGAAGCTCCGATAACCTTTCATATattaaccaacaaaaaaaagatagatATTTTCTAATAGCTAATGATGGTAAAATATCACTAAAAAAATTGACTTGATAGTGTTGTTATGCCCTTTTGCTAAAATACAACATATATTTATGATTATCCTTCCATCTTTATATGTATGGATCGATGATTCCTATTATATGTTATATTCACAATTGACACGTCTCGCAaattttagagtgttttttttttttacaggaatTTCTAGAGTGTATTTGGAaagaaagataatttaaaaaattatattttttcagaatcacattttttaaaaatttcttttattttagattgCCATCATCTAAACCGTACCAAACAAACCATTAATGACAATATTTAAGTCTCTTGgacaaattctttttttcttcttttaatatttagGAATCACAGGAGTAAAATTGAAATGAGAGGGTTTAATTAGGGTTTGTTTGAGAAGTGAGGTTGATGATTAAGGTTCGAAAGGGTTCTTAGGTttcgtttctttctttcttttttcttctcaatcttttttactttttgttttcactcccatgaaacataaattataatataaattaaataataaatttaaaattacacattttactaaaaatatattttaattcttaaatttcttatttttaaaattataattatttttcattgaagGATTTCTTAGTCTCTATTTTTAACTGAAGCTTAAAGTTTCTCAAGCAAAACCGAATTCATTATTCCTCTGAGTTGCCTTGCAACATTCCACAAATTAATTCTGACTAGtcatgaaaacaatttttataatcTAAAATGAAAACCTTTCCTATTCAGAAAAATTAGTTTcacatcaattaaaaataaactaaaaataaactcaaattagaatatataagtaAAGAAAAACCCTAAAATTTTCATGTAGAATTTACTAAACTGGAAGGAGAAAACAAAACCCACAAACGTGACACAACATTTGAAACAACAATCAGAGCCATTGTTTTATTCACTGGCACGGATCACTTTTGCATATCCTGTGACTTCAATATGCGTTGCCGCAGTGCTTTTACTAGATCATGAATTATCATGTTATATTCGTCATCCATCTGCAATAGAAGTATAAAAATTCAGAATTGCATATCATGGTTGTTGAATTTCTCTTTGCTTTCGCCGGAGGAGCTTAAAAATATGCAAATGCTGAGGATAATGTGTGAcatgaagattaaaaaaaaagtgtatcacTAATTAATCGCCGTGCCCTATATTTTTTCTCAATCCACTATCCCGATCGATTCCATttctattataaataatcatttttatgtaaaaggaaaagtgtaacaagaaacaaaaaatagaattagaGGATTGCAACAAGTTTCTATCACTAGAAAGTGAGATTTTCAGCataaataagtatatatatatatatataactgaaCAACCCAAGACAATTGATAATCAAGAGGACTTAAATAGTCATCATATAGTAAAGCATCATGCTCCATTTCTTTGCCAAAAACATTTGACatgttaatttaaaaacttaattgaaatacacttattagaaaaaaaaaaaaactaaactaaaatttgaacaaAAGCTTGTCTCTTGTACGCaaatttatttcaaatcatGATGGGGAGGTTTCAAACTGATAAGTCGTTCTTTATTAGGTATTGCATTTATGTATATGTCATCAACCAAATGTCTTAAAGtattttgatttataatttataaaagaaaaataggatGTCATGATCAACAGTGAGAACACAAAGTGTgaacaaaaaagataatttcGACAAACTTATTCTTAAAACAATAGACTTGAGTTGTGTTCACATACGTACTATTAATtgctttgaaaaattaaatgtaatgtACCTGAGCGATAATGGTAATTTTAAGAGTGGAAGTTCCAAATGGCAATACGCTAGTAGGGGTTATAGAAAGAGGGGTTATAGAAAGATGGAGATCATCAAGCAATGACAATATTTTGAGCATTGTCTGCCTTTGTTTCTCAGAATAAATTCCAATGAGCAATTCCTTATCTAAAACAGTTACTTTCAGCTCGAGGATTTCTTCTTCCACATCCACACATCCATGAGTGATGGCTTGATCAATATTATTTATGGAGAGTGGCGTTTTCTTGGTGAGTATTATTGAATTCACaccttcctttctcttttgattttcTAGCTCGTTCACACGTTCTTCAAGTTGTTTCACATATTTGACAGCTTCACGTACTACATTTGCCTTGTCTGTCTATACACATATTTAATTCACTAAACATGGAAAAGGATTCAATATGATTGTAAGTTCTAAAGCATCTAAACTGTGCTACCTACCCGTCAACTATATCTATTTACACTCAgtgttcaataaataaatactatttttttttaaccatttaCACCTTTATAGTACCTTATTAGATTTTGATTACGTTGAAATGAtttgagatttatttatttatttattgtatgttatatattatatactgtCACATGCATCCACAACTTTTAGGTGGCATTGATTAGATATTAAGGTTTAAAATATGTAAGTTCACAAATCTAACTTTGTGaatgaatccaaaaaaaatgccaagtaaaataattaaatattttaaagaattgcattatttatacaacaatttacaaacattatattatttttctcctcCTTGTCTCTTTTCatcacattattaattaattacatttcgtatttctcttttcttctgtATCATCTTCTCATTCTTTGTTTAAATAAAAGAGTGTTAAGAACACATTATCTAttggttaaattattaaaaactacaaaaatcataaattcattaaattaagaatttcactaaattttgtaatttctaataaatttcaactaataaaaaatattattggttaAAGATAACAGTTTTAAAATGGACCTAACCTGAACAACCTATAAATGAGGTCAAGTTGAGCTCTTAATATTTAagctagaaaaaaaattggctAATTCGGCTGGATTTGAGGGACCAGGGTGGGGCCATAAAATGTTGACTCAAAGAATCCGACGGACAATTTGGgttgatattatttattttttttttcttataaaaattgtataaatttagacctaaaaaatatgttgattTGGATCAGCTTAGTGGGTTTGATGGGCCAAAAAGAATGCAACTCAAAAAAAATTCGGACTAGTTAGACTTTTCACACCTTTACCCAATAGGGTTGGAATAgacaaactcttttttttttctctggttAGAAAATTTATTGCTagcatttatctttaaaatatttaggagattttggttttaaaagataggattatttttttaagaatggtTGAAGTTTATGAGACTAGACAAAATTTACATGCATTTTTTGAGAAGTTTTTTTTCATGCttctcaagtaaaaaaaaatgtctataaTGATGATAATGAGAATTAAATTTAAGTTCTTATGCATACTACTCTAACCTCTCACTAGTTCGTGGACTCTAATGGGTTAAAAGtgttgaaaggtggaatt
This window harbors:
- the LOC100807144 gene encoding transcription factor bHLH25, translating into MEDSWVDLFSNWEMGGDDFFNIQSHGHMSPFNEEEYSSGERDMIVQQQVFSPNLSSSSLQSNLELPYSSSPTGNVLSFDNPLVGSLHPQNDSAKSMEQSHCVEPKAYPRTNAQVHILAERKRREELTRCIIALSATIPGLKKTDKVSVLREAVNYVKQLQERVKELENQMRKECVNSIILTKKALICKNDRVEELLEVKVTVLDKEVLIGVHCEKQRKSLLKILSLLNNLHLSITSTSVLPFGSSTLKITIISQMDDEYNMTVDDLVRTLRQRILSLKSHDT
- the LOC100807671 gene encoding transcription factor bHLH25; protein product: MLIMENSWMDLLSQWETDDDDLFINQSHVISFNEAKSPKGMIFQQQVFSPKSKPSSSSSSSSSFLQSNLKSCSSFSTGGYVLSFDNNHIVEPRYPQNPFSKSVAQSHCVEPKAFPRTRPRVHILAERKRREELNKSIVALSATILGFKKTDKANVVREAVKYVKQLEERVNELENQKRKEGVNSIILTKKTPLSINNIDQAITHGCVDVEEEILELKVTVLDKELLIGIYSEKQRQTMLKILSLLDDLHLSITPLSITPTSVLPFGTSTLKITIIAQMDDEYNMIIHDLVKALRQRILKSQDMQK